In Streptomyces alboniger, the following are encoded in one genomic region:
- a CDS encoding CDP-alcohol phosphatidyltransferase family protein, which yields MQKPSVAELRPVVHPPGVKDRRSGEHWAGRLYMREVSLRIDRHLVNTRVTPNQLTYVMTVAGALAAPALLVPGITGAVLGVLAVQLYLLLDCVDGEIARWKKQYSMAGVYLDRVAAYLCDAAVLVGFGLRAADLWGSGRIDWLWAFLGTLAALGAILIKAETDLVGVARHQTGKEPVKESASEPRSSGMALARKAAAALKFHRLILGVEASLLILVLAIVDQARGDLFFSRLGVAVLAGIAMLQTVLHLVSILVSSRLK from the coding sequence ATGCAAAAGCCATCGGTAGCTGAGCTGCGCCCGGTCGTTCACCCCCCGGGGGTGAAGGACCGGCGCAGCGGCGAACACTGGGCCGGCCGGCTCTACATGCGCGAGGTCTCCCTGCGCATCGACCGGCACCTGGTGAACACGCGGGTCACGCCCAACCAGCTGACCTACGTGATGACCGTCGCCGGCGCCCTCGCCGCCCCGGCCCTGCTGGTGCCGGGGATCACGGGCGCCGTGCTCGGTGTGCTCGCGGTCCAGCTCTATCTGCTGCTCGACTGCGTCGACGGCGAGATCGCCCGCTGGAAGAAGCAGTACTCGATGGCCGGCGTCTACCTCGACCGGGTCGCCGCCTATCTGTGCGACGCCGCGGTCCTGGTCGGCTTCGGCCTGCGCGCCGCCGACCTGTGGGGCTCGGGGCGCATCGACTGGCTGTGGGCGTTCCTCGGCACCCTGGCCGCCCTCGGCGCGATCCTGATCAAGGCCGAGACCGACCTGGTCGGGGTCGCCCGCCACCAGACGGGCAAGGAGCCGGTCAAGGAGTCGGCCTCCGAGCCGCGCTCCTCCGGGATGGCGCTGGCCCGCAAGGCCGCCGCCGCCCTGAAGTTCCACCGGCTGATCCTCGGCGTCGAGGCGTCCTTGCTGATCCTGGTCCTCGCGATCGTGGACCAGGCCAGGGGCGACCTGTTCTTCTCGCGGCTCGGTGTCGCGGTCCTCGCGGGCATCGCGATGCTCCAGACTGTGCTCCATCTCGTGTCCATCCTCGTATCGAGCAGGTTGAAGTGA
- a CDS encoding cation diffusion facilitator family transporter — protein MGAGHDHGHTHGAPATGTAAHAYKGRLRVALGITITVMIAQIVGGIMADSLALIADATHMATDALGLGMALLAIHFANRPPTESRTFGYARAEILAALANCLLLLGVGGYVLYEAIERFITPAGTQGGLAVFFGVFGLVANMISLSLLMRGQKDSLNVRGAFLEVVADTLGSVAVIVSATVIMLTGWQAADPIASLVIGLMIVPRTVKLLKETLNVLLESAPKGVDMTEVRAHILGLPGVEEVHDLHAWTITSGMPVLSAHVVVSSDALDSIGHEKMLHELQGCLGDHFDVEHCTFQLEPSGHAEHEAKLCH, from the coding sequence ATGGGGGCTGGGCACGATCACGGACACACGCACGGGGCACCGGCCACAGGGACGGCGGCTCACGCCTACAAGGGGCGGCTGCGGGTGGCGCTCGGCATCACCATCACCGTGATGATCGCCCAGATCGTGGGCGGCATCATGGCGGATTCGCTCGCGCTCATCGCGGACGCGACGCACATGGCGACGGACGCGCTGGGGCTCGGCATGGCGCTGCTCGCCATCCACTTCGCGAACAGACCGCCCACCGAGAGCCGCACCTTCGGTTACGCCCGCGCCGAGATACTCGCGGCGCTCGCCAACTGCCTGCTGCTGCTCGGCGTGGGCGGCTATGTGCTGTACGAGGCGATCGAGCGGTTCATCACGCCCGCCGGGACCCAGGGCGGCCTGGCCGTCTTCTTCGGTGTCTTCGGGCTGGTCGCGAACATGATCTCGCTGTCGCTGCTGATGCGCGGCCAGAAGGACAGCCTCAATGTGCGCGGCGCGTTCCTGGAGGTCGTGGCGGACACGCTCGGCTCCGTGGCGGTCATCGTCTCGGCGACCGTCATCATGCTCACCGGCTGGCAGGCGGCGGACCCGATCGCCTCGCTCGTGATCGGCCTCATGATCGTTCCGCGTACGGTCAAGCTCCTGAAGGAGACCCTGAACGTCCTGCTCGAGTCGGCACCCAAGGGCGTCGACATGACGGAGGTGCGGGCCCACATACTCGGCCTGCCGGGCGTCGAGGAGGTCCATGACCTGCACGCCTGGACGATCACCTCGGGCATGCCCGTCCTCTCCGCCCATGTCGTCGTCAGCTCCGACGCGCTCGACTCGATCGGCCACGAGAAGATGCTGCACGAGCTCCAGGGCTGCCTGGGTGATCACTTCGACGTGGAGCACTGCACGTTCCAGCTGGAGCCGAGCGGGCACGCGGAGCACGAGGCGAAGCTCTGTCACTGA
- a CDS encoding sugar phosphate nucleotidyltransferase — MIGLVLAAGAGRRLRPYTDTLPKALVPVDGDTTILDLTLGNFAEIGLTEVAIIVGYKKEAVYERKAALEAKYNLKLTLIDNDKAEEWNNAYSLWCGRDAIKHDVILANGDTVHPVSVEKTLLAARGNGQKIILALDTVKQLADEEMKVIVDADKGVQRITKLMDPAEATGEYIGVTLIEGSAADELADALKTTFERDPDLYYEDGYQELVNRGFKVDVAPIGDIKWVEIDNHDDLAKGREIACQY, encoded by the coding sequence ATGATCGGCCTCGTGCTGGCGGCCGGCGCCGGACGGCGTCTTCGCCCTTACACGGACACCCTGCCCAAGGCCCTGGTGCCCGTCGACGGCGACACCACCATCCTCGACCTGACGCTCGGCAACTTCGCCGAGATCGGTCTCACCGAGGTCGCGATCATCGTCGGCTACAAGAAGGAGGCCGTCTATGAGCGCAAGGCGGCGCTCGAGGCGAAGTACAACCTCAAGCTGACCCTGATCGACAACGACAAGGCCGAGGAGTGGAACAACGCCTACTCCCTGTGGTGCGGCCGTGACGCCATCAAGCACGACGTGATCCTCGCCAACGGCGACACCGTGCACCCGGTCTCCGTCGAGAAGACGCTGCTCGCCGCCCGTGGCAACGGCCAGAAGATCATCCTCGCCCTCGACACGGTGAAGCAGCTCGCCGACGAGGAGATGAAGGTCATCGTCGACGCCGACAAGGGCGTCCAGCGCATCACCAAGCTCATGGACCCGGCCGAGGCCACCGGTGAGTACATCGGCGTCACCCTCATCGAGGGCTCCGCCGCCGACGAGCTGGCCGACGCCCTGAAGACCACCTTCGAGCGCGACCCCGACCTCTACTACGAGGACGGCTACCAGGAGCTGGTCAACCGCGGCTTCAAGGTCGACGTGGCCCCGATCGGCGACATCAAGTGGGTCGAGATCGACAACCACGACGACCTCGCCAAGGGCCGGGAGATCGCGTGCCAGTACTGA
- a CDS encoding DUF5941 domain-containing protein — protein MSTAILTGQPVPGSPLEGDLRSLGFDVRVASDAADAETLLAAVPGDQRVAVVDARFVGHVHALRLGLTDPRFAASAVPGAVTAKPEARTALTRALRTTAAAPGAATSPDVLPDDIAAAMESDATDVHSPELGTLVATVPTDPQTRNEARQAVAAVDDEAVRLRTAVKSRDGFFTTYAISPYSRYIARWCARRGLTPNQVTTASLLTALIAAGCAATGTRGGFVAAGLLLIFSFVLDCTDGQLARYSLQYSTLGAWLDATFDRAKEYAYYAGLALGAARGGDDVWALALGAMVLQTCRHVVDFSFNEANHDATANTSPTAALSDKLDSVGWTVWVRRMIVLPIGERWAMIAVLTAVTTPRITLVALLIGCALAACYTTAGRVLRSLTRKATRTDRAAAALADLADNGPLASAFAALRPRVTWLRPAPVLAFVGGAGLVGTALANPYGSPVVVAAAALYIALSGLALIMPLKAPLDWLVPPFFRAAEYGTVLVLAAKADVNGALPAAFGLVAAVAYHHYDTVYRIKGGTGAPPSWLVRAIGGQEGRTLLVTLAAALLSPTDFTVALTALAVAVALVVLVESIRFWVAAEKKGAPAVHDEGEPA, from the coding sequence CTGTCGACCGCCATCCTCACCGGTCAGCCGGTCCCCGGGTCGCCACTCGAAGGCGATCTGCGGTCCCTCGGCTTCGACGTGCGGGTCGCCTCCGACGCGGCGGACGCCGAGACGCTGCTGGCCGCCGTGCCGGGTGACCAGCGGGTCGCCGTCGTCGACGCGCGCTTCGTCGGTCACGTCCACGCCCTGCGCCTCGGTCTCACCGACCCCCGCTTCGCCGCCTCGGCGGTGCCCGGCGCCGTCACGGCCAAGCCGGAGGCCCGCACGGCCCTGACGCGCGCGCTGCGGACGACCGCCGCCGCCCCCGGTGCCGCCACGAGCCCCGACGTGCTCCCGGACGACATCGCCGCGGCCATGGAATCCGACGCGACGGACGTGCACAGCCCCGAGCTCGGCACCCTCGTCGCCACCGTCCCCACCGACCCCCAGACGCGCAACGAAGCGCGGCAGGCCGTCGCCGCCGTCGACGACGAGGCCGTCCGCCTGCGCACCGCGGTCAAGTCCCGGGACGGCTTCTTCACCACGTACGCCATCAGCCCGTACTCGCGCTACATCGCCCGCTGGTGCGCCCGCCGGGGCCTGACCCCGAACCAGGTCACCACTGCCTCGCTGCTCACCGCGCTGATCGCGGCGGGCTGCGCGGCGACCGGCACGCGCGGCGGCTTCGTGGCCGCCGGCCTGCTGCTGATCTTCTCCTTCGTCCTGGACTGCACGGACGGACAGCTCGCCCGCTACTCCCTCCAGTACTCGACGCTCGGCGCCTGGCTGGACGCGACGTTCGACCGCGCAAAGGAGTACGCCTACTACGCGGGCCTCGCGCTCGGCGCAGCCCGGGGTGGTGACGACGTATGGGCCCTCGCGCTCGGCGCGATGGTGCTCCAGACCTGCCGGCACGTCGTGGACTTCTCCTTCAACGAGGCGAATCACGACGCGACCGCCAACACCAGCCCCACCGCCGCCCTCTCCGACAAGCTCGACAGCGTCGGATGGACGGTCTGGGTACGGCGGATGATCGTGCTGCCCATCGGCGAGCGCTGGGCGATGATCGCCGTGCTCACCGCGGTCACCACCCCGCGCATCACCCTCGTCGCCCTGCTCATCGGCTGCGCGCTCGCCGCCTGCTACACCACCGCCGGCCGCGTCCTGCGCTCGCTGACCCGCAAGGCCACCCGCACCGACCGCGCCGCGGCAGCCCTCGCCGACCTCGCCGACAACGGCCCCCTCGCCTCGGCCTTCGCCGCCCTCCGGCCGCGGGTGACCTGGCTGCGCCCCGCCCCGGTGCTCGCCTTCGTCGGCGGCGCCGGGCTGGTCGGCACGGCGCTGGCCAACCCCTACGGCAGCCCCGTGGTCGTGGCCGCCGCCGCGCTGTACATCGCCCTGTCGGGCCTCGCCCTGATCATGCCCCTCAAGGCCCCCCTGGACTGGCTGGTGCCGCCGTTCTTCCGCGCCGCCGAATACGGCACGGTCCTGGTACTGGCGGCCAAAGCCGATGTGAACGGGGCGCTTCCCGCGGCTTTCGGACTGGTGGCCGCGGTCGCCTACCATCACTACGACACGGTGTACCGCATCAAGGGGGGCACTGGCGCGCCGCCGTCCTGGCTGGTGCGCGCGATCGGCGGCCAGGAGGGCAGGACTCTCCTGGTCACCCTGGCCGCGGCCCTGCTGTCACCCACAGATTTCACCGTCGCGCTCACGGCACTCGCCGTGGCCGTGGCACTCGTGGTGCTCGTCGAGAGCATCCGCTTCTGGGTCGCCGCCGAGAAAAAGGGCGCACCCGCCGTACACGATGAAGGAGAACCCGCATGA
- the galE gene encoding UDP-glucose 4-epimerase GalE, whose protein sequence is MTWMITGGAGYIGAHVARVMAGAGEDVVVLDDMSSGVPRRLPADVPLIKGSALDGDLLRRVLAEHDVTGVVHLAARKQVGESVEQPLRYYRENVGGLTTLLEAVAEAGVRRFVFSSSAAVYGNPPDVDLVAEDTPCAPVSPYGETKLAGEWLVRAAGRAHGIATVCLRYFNVAGAAAPELADTGVFNVIPMVFDRLTRDEAPRVFGDTYPTADGTCVRDYIHVSDLAEAHLAAARRLAGGAEGDLTVNIGRGEGVSVRELVDLIGEVSGDRRPALVESARAGDAPRAVADARLAAEELGWTARRGVREMVESAWAGWCLHHPDAGRR, encoded by the coding sequence ATGACGTGGATGATCACCGGCGGGGCCGGATACATCGGGGCACACGTGGCGCGGGTCATGGCCGGCGCCGGGGAGGACGTCGTCGTACTGGACGACATGTCGTCGGGAGTGCCGCGGCGGCTGCCCGCGGACGTACCTCTCATCAAGGGCTCGGCGCTCGACGGCGACCTGTTGCGCCGGGTCCTCGCCGAGCACGACGTGACGGGCGTGGTGCACCTCGCGGCGCGCAAGCAGGTCGGCGAGTCCGTGGAGCAGCCGTTGCGCTACTACCGGGAGAACGTGGGCGGCCTGACGACACTGCTCGAAGCGGTGGCCGAGGCGGGGGTGCGGCGGTTCGTGTTCTCGTCGTCGGCGGCGGTGTACGGCAATCCGCCGGACGTCGACCTCGTGGCGGAGGACACTCCTTGCGCGCCGGTCAGCCCCTATGGCGAGACGAAGCTCGCCGGGGAGTGGCTGGTGCGGGCGGCCGGGCGTGCGCACGGCATCGCGACGGTGTGCCTGCGCTACTTCAACGTGGCGGGCGCTGCGGCCCCCGAGCTGGCGGACACCGGTGTCTTCAACGTGATCCCGATGGTCTTCGACCGCCTCACCCGCGACGAGGCGCCCCGCGTCTTCGGCGACACCTACCCCACGGCGGACGGCACCTGCGTACGGGACTACATCCACGTCTCCGACCTGGCGGAGGCACACCTGGCGGCGGCCCGGCGGCTCGCGGGCGGCGCCGAGGGTGATCTGACGGTGAACATCGGCAGGGGCGAGGGCGTTTCCGTGCGCGAACTGGTCGATCTGATCGGCGAGGTGAGCGGTGACCGCCGCCCGGCGCTGGTCGAGTCCGCGCGCGCCGGTGACGCGCCGCGAGCGGTGGCCGACGCGCGGCTGGCCGCCGAGGAGCTGGGCTGGACGGCTCGGCGCGGGGTGCGCGAGATGGTCGAGTCGGCGTGGGCGGGATGGTGTCTGCACCACCCCGACGCGGGGCGTCGGTGA
- a CDS encoding iron-containing alcohol dehydrogenase family protein — MPVLTRLIPSPVVVDIRPGALNDLAGVLADQRICSSTGKLAIAISGGSGAVLRDRLMPSLPGAEWFEVGGGTLDDAIKLADAMKKGRYDAVVGLGGGKIIDCAKFAAARVGLPLVAVATNLSHDGLCSPVATLDNDAGRGSYGVPNPIAVVIDLDVIREAPARFVRSGIGDALSNISAVRDWELAARERGEDIDGLAAAMARQAGEAVLRHPGGVGDDGFLQVLAEGLVLTGIAMSVSGDSRPASGACHEINHAFDLLHPKRAASHGEQCGLGAAFAMHLRGAREESAYMASVLRRHGLPVLPEEIGFTVEEFVKVVEFAPQTRPGRYTILEHLDLSTDQIRDAYADYAKAIGS, encoded by the coding sequence GTGCCAGTACTGACGAGGCTCATCCCCTCGCCGGTCGTCGTCGACATCCGGCCGGGGGCGCTCAACGACCTGGCCGGTGTCCTCGCCGACCAGCGGATCTGCTCGTCGACCGGCAAGCTCGCCATCGCCATCAGCGGTGGCTCCGGCGCGGTGCTGCGGGACCGGCTCATGCCGTCGCTGCCCGGCGCCGAGTGGTTCGAGGTGGGCGGCGGCACCCTCGATGACGCCATCAAGCTCGCCGACGCCATGAAGAAGGGCCGCTACGACGCGGTCGTGGGTCTCGGCGGCGGCAAGATCATCGACTGCGCCAAGTTCGCCGCGGCGCGCGTCGGCCTGCCGCTGGTCGCCGTCGCGACGAACCTGTCGCACGACGGCCTGTGCTCGCCCGTCGCGACCCTCGACAACGACGCGGGCCGCGGCTCGTACGGCGTGCCGAACCCCATCGCGGTCGTCATCGACCTCGATGTGATCCGTGAGGCGCCCGCCCGGTTCGTCCGCTCCGGCATCGGCGACGCCCTCTCCAACATCTCCGCCGTGCGGGACTGGGAGCTGGCCGCCCGCGAGCGCGGCGAGGACATAGACGGCCTCGCGGCCGCCATGGCCCGGCAGGCCGGCGAGGCCGTGCTGCGCCACCCCGGAGGCGTCGGCGACGACGGTTTCCTCCAGGTGCTGGCCGAGGGACTGGTCCTCACCGGTATCGCGATGTCCGTGTCGGGCGACTCCCGCCCGGCGTCCGGCGCCTGCCACGAGATCAACCACGCCTTCGACCTCCTCCACCCCAAGCGCGCCGCGAGCCACGGCGAGCAGTGCGGCCTCGGCGCGGCCTTCGCGATGCACCTGCGCGGTGCCCGCGAGGAGTCGGCGTACATGGCCTCGGTGCTGCGCCGCCACGGCCTGCCCGTGCTGCCGGAGGAGATCGGCTTCACCGTGGAGGAGTTCGTGAAGGTCGTGGAGTTCGCTCCGCAGACCCGCCCGGGCCGCTACACGATCCTGGAACACCTCGACCTGTCCACCGACCAGATCAGGGACGCATACGCCGACTATGCAAAAGCCATCGGTAGCTGA